A genomic region of Dreissena polymorpha isolate Duluth1 chromosome 4, UMN_Dpol_1.0, whole genome shotgun sequence contains the following coding sequences:
- the LOC127877062 gene encoding neurogenic locus notch homolog protein 1-like — protein sequence MCSASIIEPDVCVCQRGRIFADNSNETCVDLDECGQHFHDPCGHRGVCMNTVGSYRCACLQGWKSDEHCSTNVSTPALCMPGYRGEKCSVSDCGEYGYGKPIGDSEEYICVCKEGWTHVTEKGACNVDVNECNETPWICENGATSVDS from the exons ATGTGCTCTGCATCCATTATTGAACCGGACGTGTGTGTTTGCCAAAGG GGACGCATTTTTGCGGACAACAGCAATGAAACCTGTGTTGACCTTGATGAATGTGGACAACACTTTCACGATCCGTGCGGCCACAGAGGCGTTTGCATGAACACTGTGGGTAGTTACAG GTGCGCATGCCTTCAAGGTTGGAAAAGTGATGAACACTGTTCAACGAATGTTTCCACTCCTGCACTGTGCATGCCGGGATACAGAGGCGAGAAATGTAGCGTCAGTGACTGTGGTGAATACGGTTACGGGAAACCTATTGGAGACAGTGAGGAGTATAT CTGTGTTTGCAAAGAAGGCTGGACGCATGTCACAGAAAAAGGCGCATGTAACGTCGATGTCAACGAATGTAACGAGACGCCGTGGATCTGCGAGAACGGGGCCACCT CAGTTGACTCGTGA
- the LOC127879786 gene encoding neurogenic locus notch homolog protein 2-like, with protein MQRLLLISLLFGFIISVESVPASVCAGRQCFVDGLCNTTIYNDCGCKKGYRFSNGLNDTCVDQDECFHHIHDPCGHRGRCINTVGDYICQCLEGWEQNSSRCLNNVTDHPRCMPGYKGYLCQIAECGRHGFPETKGIGEKYECICEEGWTRTTDSMNATCDLDINECEEIPGICQHGATCVNLDGSYKCQCPTGWVGVNCTQVNCTSRGCVNGVCVDGECRCSSPWTGDDCSSLLTSVVTSTIMQPDANVSSLSGPSSVVPSTIMQPDANVSSLSGPSSVVPSTIMQPDANVSSLSGPSDKERDTYSIPFFVSIALAAGLLIGLGIAMYLLVRFKKRARDVETNKEDTTKTLGSKCQIHPTDDVQT; from the exons ATGCAGCGACTGTTGTTGATTTCGCTTTTGTTTGGATTTATA ATCAGCGTAGAGTCTGTTCCAGCAAGCGTATGTGCAGGAAGACAGTGTTTCGTGGATGGATTATGTAATACTACTATTTACAACGACTGCGGGTGTAAAAAG gGCTATAGATTTTCGAATGGATTAAATGATACATGCGTTGACCAGGACGAATGCTTTCATCACATACACGACCCTTGCGGTCACAGAGGACGGTGCATCAACACAGTTGGTGATTACAT ATGCCAGTGTCTCGAAGGCTGGGAACAAAACAGCAGTCGTTGTTTGAATAATGTGACGGACCATCCAAGGTGCATGCCTGGGTACAAGGGCTACCTCTGTCAAATAGCAGAGTGTGGACGACATGGGTTTCCTGAAACAAAAGGGATCGGCGAAAAATATGA ATGCATATGTGAGGAAGGTTGGACGCGGACTACAGACAGCATGAACGCCACGTGCGACCTGGATATCAATGAATGTGAAGAGATCCCTGGTATATGCCAACATGGAGCCACCTGTGTAAATCTGGACG GTAGTTACAAATGTCAGTGCCCTACAGGATGGGTCGGAGTGAACTGCACACAAGTCAACTGCACCTCACGAGGCTGCGTTAACGGCGTCTGTGTGGATGGCGAATGTCGCTGTTCCTCTCCTTGGACAGGagacgactgctcgtcgcttctAACTTCAGTGGTAACGTCAACGATCATGCAACCGGACGCCAATGTCTCTTCGTTGTCTGGTCCATCTTCAGTGGTACCGTCAACGATCATGCAACCGGACGCCAATGTCTCTTCGTTGTCTGGTCCATCTTCAGTGGTACCGTCAACGATCATGCAACCGGACGCCAATGTCTCTTCGTTGTCTGGTCCATCTGACAAAG AAAGGGACACGTATTCCATTCCTTTCTTCGTTTCGATAGCCCTAGCAGCAGGGCTACTTATCGGTCTTGGAATTGCGATGTATTTGCTAGTAAGGTTCAAAAA GCGGGCGCGCGATGTCGAGACGAACAAGGAAGACACAACAAAGACACTGGGATCAAAGTGTCAGATTCACCCAACAGATGATgtgcaaacataa